A DNA window from Gillisia sp. Hel1_33_143 contains the following coding sequences:
- a CDS encoding erythromycin esterase family protein has product MRLYSTILVITFLSSLKIFSQAVHISDCEAMFNSESFSFEADNLKGLDTNISYIVDENYKVNLDTTHFFDGSRSLRIDGYQENVKTFATLSLKVPLKVKKGAAIKLSVWVKTHALQGENSGAMLRLMGYNDIKGANPSIFKFNDQPLKGTVNWTLVSIATIANEDLNYLILSGLMQGKGNAWFDNFKIKIDEEEVKEILFFKNSSEAIEIEKSLSEYVSPLDLESIENVGISISQQNADCRVIGIGEATHGTKEIFLFKIAIIKSLIKNNNVRSIALESYYANTEELNKYIITGKGDSKKLIANLKFWNYYTEDFLAFIEWLQEYNKQTENKVSITGVDSQSGGNSLQILLEEFKNDPPTTELLNQLNSDSIELTKKIEISQRLFDQIVSKEQEESISNNSRILKNSYFLDQYSGLEYSKVRDSLMALNIELVDHKLTPKEKIVYWAHDLHIQKKAGWTGGFLTEIFADNYINLGFLLGSGQFTAIDKENGKLDSNNILSLMKCNSLESLMDVYKFPVLLFNNKSASKNAYLKDQLFNKYLEKRSIGALEINEQFRLLDGNTSDLYDFFIYIKNSNPSKLLEKK; this is encoded by the coding sequence ATGAGATTATACAGTACCATACTAGTGATCACTTTCCTTAGCTCTCTAAAAATTTTTAGTCAGGCAGTTCATATTTCTGATTGTGAGGCAATGTTCAATTCAGAATCATTTAGTTTTGAAGCAGACAATTTAAAGGGTCTAGATACTAACATATCTTATATCGTAGATGAAAATTACAAGGTTAATTTAGACACTACTCACTTTTTTGACGGCAGTAGAAGTTTACGAATAGATGGTTATCAAGAAAATGTAAAAACTTTTGCAACACTATCGCTAAAAGTTCCGCTTAAAGTTAAAAAAGGAGCTGCTATAAAGTTATCTGTTTGGGTGAAGACCCATGCACTACAAGGTGAAAACTCGGGTGCCATGTTAAGACTGATGGGGTACAATGATATTAAAGGTGCAAATCCGTCAATATTTAAATTTAATGATCAACCGTTAAAAGGTACGGTGAACTGGACTCTAGTCTCTATTGCAACAATTGCAAATGAGGATTTGAATTACCTTATTCTAAGTGGATTAATGCAAGGAAAGGGAAATGCTTGGTTTGATAATTTTAAAATAAAAATAGATGAGGAAGAAGTGAAAGAAATCTTATTCTTTAAAAATTCTTCAGAAGCCATCGAAATAGAAAAATCGCTAAGTGAGTATGTGTCACCGTTAGACCTTGAAAGTATCGAAAATGTAGGTATTTCAATTTCACAACAGAATGCAGATTGCAGAGTAATTGGCATCGGAGAAGCAACACATGGAACTAAAGAGATATTCTTATTTAAAATAGCGATAATAAAGTCTTTGATTAAAAATAATAATGTTAGAAGTATTGCATTAGAATCCTATTATGCAAATACGGAAGAACTAAACAAATATATAATTACTGGTAAAGGAGATTCAAAAAAGTTGATCGCCAATTTAAAATTCTGGAATTATTATACCGAAGATTTTTTGGCCTTTATAGAATGGTTGCAGGAATATAATAAGCAAACGGAAAACAAAGTTTCAATAACAGGGGTGGATTCACAATCTGGAGGAAATTCACTTCAGATATTATTAGAAGAATTTAAAAATGATCCACCTACTACTGAACTTTTAAATCAATTAAATAGCGACTCGATTGAATTAACAAAAAAAATTGAGATATCTCAACGATTATTTGACCAGATCGTATCTAAAGAACAAGAGGAAAGTATATCGAACAATTCCAGAATCCTCAAAAATTCTTATTTTCTAGATCAATATAGCGGATTAGAATATTCTAAGGTTCGCGACAGTTTAATGGCTTTGAATATTGAATTAGTAGATCACAAATTAACTCCAAAAGAAAAAATAGTTTATTGGGCTCACGATCTACATATTCAGAAAAAAGCAGGGTGGACGGGTGGTTTTTTAACTGAAATATTTGCAGATAATTATATAAATCTAGGATTTCTCCTAGGCAGTGGTCAATTTACCGCAATAGACAAGGAAAATGGAAAATTAGACTCCAATAATATTTTATCATTGATGAAATGCAATTCATTAGAAAGTTTAATGGATGTTTATAAATTTCCTGTTCTTCTATTTAATAATAAATCTGCCTCTAAGAATGCATATTTAAAAGATCAATTGTTCAATAAATACTTAGAAAAAAGATCTATTGGGGCTTTAGAAATCAATGAGCAGTTTAGATTGTTAGATGGAAATACCTCAGACCTGTATGACTTTTTTATTTATATTAAAAATTCAAATCCATCTAAGCTTTTAGAGAAAAAATAA
- a CDS encoding MarC family protein, with amino-acid sequence MNEIITTILFLIAVIDPLGSVPVYLEATKELDLKYRKRVAVRASVIAFLILFLFIVIGQVVLDGMEVSLDAFQISGGVILFLFALTMIFGDGKPESEKHLIKDYKHVTIFPVAIPSIASPGAIMAVVLMTDNNIYNFKQQAITTLLVFIVIAVTCLLLLIANRVKERVGEYGITVVSKIMGLILASYAVQSILTGLRSFFVVLE; translated from the coding sequence ATGAACGAAATAATAACTACCATCTTATTTTTAATTGCAGTAATAGATCCTTTAGGATCTGTACCCGTTTATTTGGAAGCAACCAAAGAGTTGGATCTAAAATATAGAAAGCGTGTAGCGGTAAGAGCTTCTGTAATTGCATTTCTAATATTATTCCTATTCATAGTTATTGGTCAGGTCGTTTTGGATGGCATGGAGGTTTCTTTAGATGCATTTCAAATATCGGGTGGAGTTATATTATTCTTATTTGCACTCACCATGATATTTGGAGATGGCAAACCAGAATCTGAAAAACATCTAATTAAAGATTATAAACACGTGACCATCTTTCCGGTAGCTATTCCTTCTATAGCATCTCCGGGAGCAATTATGGCGGTAGTTTTAATGACAGATAATAATATCTATAACTTTAAACAACAAGCAATTACCACCCTATTAGTTTTTATAGTGATCGCGGTAACTTGCCTTCTATTATTAATTGCAAACAGAGTGAAAGAGCGCGTAGGAGAATACGGAATTACAGTGGTTAGTAAAATAATGGGGCTAATTTTAGCTTCTTATGCTGTACAAAGCATATTAACCGGATTAAGAAGTTTTTTTGTTGTTTTAGAATAA
- a CDS encoding serine hydrolase domain-containing protein, translated as MNSKTEITLLMLFIMIAGNAQSINSSIKKHLDLLEEKDFSGTILIAQNDSILEERAYGYSSIEYNILNNIDTKFNIASITKLFTAVATLQLYEQGELELDKPIGCYLPDYPNKLVRDSVTVHQLLTHTSGLNNFYVSSLDNINPLTYNKISDFLPLFENDPLLSKPGATYNYSASGYVLLGLIIEKISGLSYYDYIRKNILNRAQMPNTSEIEVDVIIENKASGYTTMFGESEILKKNDYYLTKASPAGFYYSTVKDLFSFSKALRNFKLLKKKTTEMMFAPKVKGYNTFLGYGIDVDTRYNQTIIGITGGWYGIHCEMLDFMDDHYSVIILSNIDDGGDKGASIVADYFKNVLSDKPLAD; from the coding sequence ATGAACTCTAAAACTGAGATTACGTTACTAATGCTATTTATTATGATTGCTGGTAATGCACAATCTATAAATTCAAGCATAAAAAAGCATCTAGATCTTTTAGAGGAGAAAGACTTTTCCGGTACCATTTTAATCGCTCAAAACGATTCGATCCTCGAAGAACGAGCTTATGGATATTCTAGTATTGAATATAATATTCTAAACAACATTGATACAAAATTCAATATCGCTTCTATCACAAAACTATTCACTGCTGTAGCTACACTTCAACTATATGAACAAGGAGAATTAGAGCTAGATAAACCTATTGGTTGCTACCTACCAGATTATCCTAATAAATTAGTTAGAGATTCTGTAACCGTGCATCAATTATTAACTCACACTTCCGGCCTTAACAATTTTTATGTCTCAAGTTTAGATAATATAAACCCTCTAACTTATAATAAAATTTCAGATTTCTTACCCCTATTTGAGAACGATCCACTATTATCAAAACCTGGTGCTACTTATAATTATAGCGCTTCTGGTTATGTATTGCTTGGTTTAATAATAGAAAAGATTTCCGGCCTAAGTTATTACGATTATATAAGAAAAAATATACTCAATAGAGCTCAAATGCCAAATACTTCAGAAATAGAGGTTGATGTTATTATAGAAAATAAGGCTAGTGGTTATACAACTATGTTTGGAGAAAGTGAGATCCTTAAGAAAAATGATTATTACCTTACCAAAGCTTCTCCAGCTGGTTTTTATTATTCCACGGTTAAAGATCTGTTTTCCTTTTCAAAGGCTTTAAGAAACTTTAAATTGCTAAAAAAGAAAACCACAGAGATGATGTTCGCCCCTAAAGTTAAGGGATATAATACTTTTTTAGGATATGGAATTGATGTGGACACTAGATATAACCAGACCATTATAGGCATTACAGGCGGATGGTATGGTATTCATTGTGAAATGTTAGATTTTATGGATGATCATTATAGTGTGATCATATTGTCTAATATAGATGACGGTGGCGATAAAGGTGCTTCTATAGTTGCAGACTATTTTAAGAATGTTTTATCCGATAAACCATTAGCTGATTAG
- a CDS encoding DUF418 domain-containing protein — protein MKEHPTKPGKRIDLLDIFRGFAILGIFVVNITIMNSTFLNQDEFAQQFTSNIDLFSVKILQLFFYTKFFPIFSLLFGLGISMQALKMYDDGKLTSVFFIRRMLILFAFGVCHILFLWSGDVLNLYAILGLFTTLMIKRSNTFIITLSIIFLVIPFYEEVLNYIFTLIDFQPSSFLANYTGASVNQIINNGTYIEGIKLRTLEYLTNIPMLFGFLAPIACSMFLLGLYLGKIKIYQTIDSLIEKIKIPMLFLALITNIYRVLFLFVLVKNEIFSSDVYRPIFIKLMVICDVAMGLFYLWLLGWLYYNRNWKKILSPLKYVGRMALTNYILQSFIGIILFTSLGFSLYETMSPSKTLVVAFLVFIFQVVLSKIWLTYFKFGPLEWLWRCLTYGELLPIKKSS, from the coding sequence TTGAAGGAACATCCCACAAAACCCGGAAAGAGAATTGACCTATTAGATATCTTTCGCGGATTTGCAATTCTTGGAATTTTTGTAGTGAACATTACCATCATGAACTCCACGTTTCTTAATCAGGATGAGTTTGCACAACAGTTTACATCTAATATAGATTTATTCTCTGTAAAAATACTTCAGCTATTTTTTTACACTAAATTCTTTCCCATATTCTCATTACTCTTTGGATTGGGAATCTCTATGCAGGCTTTAAAAATGTATGATGATGGAAAGCTAACTTCTGTTTTTTTTATACGAAGAATGCTTATTCTATTTGCTTTTGGTGTTTGCCATATACTATTTCTATGGTCTGGAGATGTTTTAAATTTATACGCTATCCTAGGACTGTTTACTACTTTAATGATTAAAAGATCTAATACGTTTATTATCACACTTTCTATAATTTTTCTAGTAATCCCATTTTATGAAGAAGTTCTAAATTATATCTTCACCCTTATAGATTTTCAACCATCATCTTTTCTAGCCAACTATACAGGAGCATCAGTAAATCAGATCATTAACAATGGCACTTACATAGAAGGTATTAAATTAAGGACTTTAGAATACCTTACTAATATCCCTATGCTATTTGGCTTCTTAGCCCCAATTGCTTGCTCTATGTTTTTGCTAGGACTTTATTTAGGTAAGATCAAGATCTATCAAACTATAGATAGCTTAATTGAGAAGATTAAGATTCCTATGTTGTTCTTGGCATTAATTACTAATATTTACCGAGTACTTTTTTTATTCGTTCTAGTAAAAAATGAGATCTTTTCTTCAGATGTTTATAGACCAATATTCATAAAGCTCATGGTTATATGCGATGTTGCAATGGGTCTATTTTACTTGTGGCTACTGGGCTGGTTATATTATAACAGGAATTGGAAGAAGATCTTATCTCCTCTAAAATATGTTGGGAGAATGGCTTTAACAAATTATATTTTACAGAGCTTTATAGGAATTATCTTATTTACTTCTTTAGGATTTTCGCTTTATGAAACCATGAGTCCGTCAAAAACTTTAGTGGTAGCCTTTTTAGTTTTTATATTCCAGGTTGTGTTAAGTAAGATCTGGTTAACTTATTTTAAATTCGGACCATTAGAATGGCTCTGGAGATGCTTAACCTATGGAGAATTATTGCCAATAAAGAAAAGTAGCTAG
- a CDS encoding SUMF1/EgtB/PvdO family nonheme iron enzyme, translated as MKKLALLILLFSFSSLCYSQAKFETPPGTIFLKDSIFIDRIPVTNRMFLEYLTAKNDLRKKGFTSFKEYHTTEDKILNRLIILYPSYLKNLDREGSLLTKKNYFENTKFEYSPVLNISKEQAEDYCNWRTEMVRYLWLKNNIVENQKIAYRLPTKKELATSKEIFTEKKLFSFYNGKDPSRFKPYSNQDNFALFNISEYTSSENVYGENWRSVTPLEFPNDVTGFRCACESY; from the coding sequence ATGAAAAAACTTGCGCTATTAATTCTGCTATTCAGTTTTTCTTCTCTTTGCTATTCTCAGGCAAAATTTGAAACTCCCCCTGGAACTATTTTTTTAAAAGATAGTATTTTTATTGATAGAATCCCGGTTACAAATAGGATGTTTCTGGAATATTTAACCGCTAAAAATGATCTAAGAAAAAAAGGTTTTACTTCTTTTAAAGAATATCATACAACTGAAGATAAGATCTTGAATAGATTAATAATACTATATCCTTCCTATTTAAAAAATTTAGATCGAGAAGGCAGCCTTTTAACTAAGAAGAATTATTTTGAAAATACTAAATTTGAATATTCTCCGGTATTAAATATATCAAAAGAGCAAGCCGAAGATTATTGTAACTGGAGAACGGAAATGGTTAGATATTTATGGTTAAAAAATAATATTGTTGAGAATCAAAAAATAGCATATAGATTACCTACAAAGAAAGAATTAGCCACTTCCAAAGAAATTTTTACTGAAAAGAAATTATTCAGCTTTTATAATGGTAAAGACCCTTCAAGATTTAAACCTTATAGCAATCAAGATAATTTTGCACTATTCAACATCTCAGAATATACCAGTTCAGAAAATGTATATGGAGAGAATTGGAGAAGTGTGACCCCATTAGAATTCCCAAATGACGTAACAGGTTTTAGATGTGCTTGTGAAAGTTATTAA
- a CDS encoding FAD-dependent oxidoreductase: MKEAKNSVTNWSSCTECQGRGKKSQRIRKKVKLRYLRELDQFEQMEHKSKAPIKPKGHLYTCPICKGTGLLASSNPPLPDYVNLPQVAIIGGGIGGIALAVACLHRGIPFTIFERDANFEARSQGYGLTLQQASKAIKALGIKTLEEGVVSTKHVVHTPEGTVVGEWGVRKWLNNNEKIPSKHSNIHIARQALRAALLHQLNDHANVQWNYKLIDIKSNEEKNIDLFFQVDGEEKKVQADIVVGADGIRSTVRKALLGDESYPLRYLDCIVILGICDLKQIASHPLLDGETVFQTANGTERIYMMPFSKDAIMWQLSFPMKEEDAKKLSAKGAQALKEEALIKTQWHEPIPQIINNTATEKISGYPVYDRDLIKQEDLKELNNVTLIGDAAHPMSPFKGQGANQALLDALSLAREIARGCSSIVHWKKDGVRENALNTFEQEMLARSSSKVKDSAKAAKFLHSDVALHQSNAPRGKFFKED, from the coding sequence TTGAAAGAGGCTAAAAACTCAGTCACCAACTGGTCTAGCTGTACCGAATGTCAGGGTCGTGGTAAAAAAAGTCAACGAATCCGAAAGAAAGTAAAGCTTCGCTATCTCAGAGAGTTAGATCAATTTGAACAAATGGAGCATAAGAGTAAAGCTCCTATAAAACCGAAAGGACATTTATATACGTGTCCAATTTGTAAAGGAACAGGACTTCTCGCCTCTTCTAATCCACCTTTACCAGATTACGTTAATCTCCCTCAGGTAGCTATTATAGGCGGTGGTATTGGCGGTATTGCCCTTGCTGTAGCCTGCCTTCATAGAGGTATTCCATTTACAATTTTTGAACGTGATGCTAATTTTGAAGCTCGTTCTCAAGGGTATGGACTTACGTTGCAACAGGCAAGTAAAGCTATTAAAGCCTTAGGAATAAAAACATTGGAAGAGGGCGTAGTTTCTACAAAACATGTGGTACATACACCAGAAGGCACTGTTGTAGGCGAATGGGGAGTTAGAAAATGGCTAAATAATAATGAGAAGATTCCTTCTAAACACTCAAATATACACATCGCAAGACAAGCATTAAGAGCTGCGCTTTTACATCAACTTAATGATCATGCAAACGTGCAATGGAATTATAAGCTTATAGATATTAAGAGTAATGAGGAGAAAAATATAGACCTCTTTTTTCAAGTTGATGGCGAAGAAAAAAAGGTGCAAGCAGATATTGTTGTTGGCGCAGATGGAATTCGGAGTACTGTGAGAAAGGCGTTACTGGGAGATGAATCTTATCCATTGAGATATCTAGACTGTATCGTAATTTTAGGTATTTGTGATCTAAAACAAATAGCATCTCATCCTTTACTAGATGGTGAAACAGTTTTTCAAACTGCCAATGGAACTGAACGTATCTATATGATGCCTTTTTCTAAAGACGCTATAATGTGGCAGCTTAGTTTTCCTATGAAAGAAGAAGATGCAAAAAAATTGAGTGCCAAAGGTGCCCAAGCTCTTAAAGAGGAAGCTTTAATAAAAACTCAATGGCATGAGCCAATTCCGCAGATCATTAATAATACTGCTACAGAAAAAATTTCAGGCTATCCTGTGTATGACAGAGATCTTATAAAACAAGAAGATCTTAAAGAATTAAATAACGTTACTTTAATAGGTGATGCTGCTCACCCTATGAGTCCATTTAAAGGCCAAGGAGCCAATCAGGCGCTTTTAGACGCACTTTCGCTAGCTAGAGAGATAGCTAGAGGATGTAGTTCTATAGTGCACTGGAAAAAAGATGGCGTAAGGGAAAATGCTCTCAATACGTTTGAACAAGAAATGTTAGCTCGTAGTAGTTCTAAAGTGAAAGATTCTGCAAAAGCCGCAAAATTTTTACATTCTGACGTTGCGTTACATCAAAGTAATGCTCCTCGGGGAAAATTTTTTAAAGAGGATTAA
- a CDS encoding cytochrome c oxidase assembly factor Coa1 family protein, protein MKKRLKWIALALVLLGVVIYLFTSIGASKIATDLVQAYADPNLYENAIIKVNDNETVQTKLGIISPIEKMTIINGDVHYTNDNSTVQTTVKVIGSKGKGKMDIEANWKDDSWIYNKINIRLTDAANTKETIVIVP, encoded by the coding sequence ATGAAAAAAAGATTAAAATGGATAGCTTTAGCACTTGTATTATTAGGTGTTGTTATATATTTATTTACTTCCATTGGAGCCTCTAAAATAGCAACAGATCTTGTCCAGGCTTATGCAGATCCAAATCTTTACGAGAATGCCATTATCAAAGTAAATGATAATGAGACTGTACAAACTAAACTTGGGATTATATCACCTATAGAAAAGATGACTATTATCAATGGGGACGTGCACTACACCAATGATAATAGTACAGTTCAAACCACGGTTAAAGTTATAGGTAGTAAAGGGAAAGGTAAGATGGATATTGAGGCCAATTGGAAGGACGATTCGTGGATCTATAATAAGATTAATATAAGACTAACAGACGCAGCCAATACCAAAGAAACTATTGTTATAGTTCCTTAA
- a CDS encoding helix-turn-helix domain-containing protein, which produces MEEDYIKVIFGLKLKQIRTEKNLSLFGLSKLSGLSKSYLNEIENGKKYPKPDKIATLSDKLEVPYDQMVSLKLDKNLAPIGELLQSKILKEIPLELFGIKESNLIDIVSNAPAKVNAFISTIIEIAKHYNFSRESFFLASVRSFQEANNNYFDDLEQQVLKFSKAYQVDLNRKLTANDLEEILIEEYGYSINYNEISKHEALGNLRSVFVPNTKTLLLANEIDEAQRTFIYAKEIAYNYLEIEDRLHTFPWIKFNRFDQVLNNFYASYFAGAMVIPKEELTTQLESIFEKETFYKSQFLSMIGRFNASPESFYQRLTNILPKSFNFKNLFFLRITHKANSDKYYLNKELHLSHQHSPRANETNEHYCRRWVSLKVLKDISQSNSSHEFDIQISNYPSHDTKYLVFSSATKDPFRKDQFRSISIGLLINKQLERRLKFLGDEGIKNREVGVTCERCAIADCGVRQAPAIVLEKVEKNKKIELIVEELNAKFQNPLD; this is translated from the coding sequence ATGGAAGAAGATTATATCAAGGTTATATTTGGATTGAAGCTAAAGCAGATAAGAACAGAAAAGAATTTATCATTATTTGGATTATCAAAACTCTCCGGTCTTTCAAAATCTTATTTGAATGAGATAGAGAACGGTAAAAAATATCCTAAACCAGATAAGATTGCAACTCTATCTGATAAGCTTGAAGTACCCTATGACCAAATGGTTTCATTAAAGTTAGATAAGAATTTAGCTCCCATAGGCGAACTATTACAGTCTAAAATATTAAAAGAGATCCCGCTAGAACTCTTCGGAATAAAAGAAAGTAACCTTATAGATATTGTATCTAATGCTCCTGCGAAGGTGAATGCGTTTATAAGTACTATTATAGAAATCGCAAAGCATTATAATTTTAGCAGAGAGAGTTTCTTTCTGGCTTCTGTACGTTCTTTCCAAGAGGCTAACAATAATTATTTTGATGATCTGGAGCAGCAGGTTCTAAAATTCTCCAAGGCTTATCAAGTAGATCTTAATAGAAAGCTTACTGCAAATGATCTTGAAGAAATTCTTATTGAAGAATATGGATACAGCATTAATTATAATGAAATTAGCAAGCATGAAGCTTTAGGTAATTTAAGATCTGTATTTGTACCAAATACAAAAACTTTATTACTAGCCAATGAGATAGACGAGGCTCAGCGAACTTTTATATATGCAAAAGAAATTGCTTATAATTATTTGGAGATAGAAGATAGATTACACACCTTTCCGTGGATAAAATTTAATCGATTCGATCAGGTTCTTAATAATTTCTATGCTTCCTATTTTGCGGGTGCCATGGTGATACCTAAGGAGGAATTGACTACTCAACTGGAATCCATATTTGAAAAAGAAACCTTTTATAAATCCCAATTCTTAAGTATGATAGGCAGATTTAATGCGTCTCCAGAATCCTTCTATCAACGCTTAACCAATATTCTACCAAAATCTTTTAATTTCAAGAATTTATTCTTTTTGCGCATTACTCACAAAGCAAATAGCGATAAGTATTACCTTAATAAAGAACTTCATCTAAGCCATCAACATTCTCCACGTGCTAATGAAACCAATGAACATTATTGTAGACGCTGGGTATCTCTAAAGGTTTTAAAAGATATTAGTCAAAGTAATAGTTCTCATGAATTTGACATTCAGATCTCCAATTATCCTAGTCATGATACCAAATACTTGGTGTTTTCTTCTGCTACCAAAGATCCATTCAGAAAAGATCAATTTAGAAGTATAAGTATAGGTCTTTTAATTAATAAGCAATTGGAGCGAAGACTAAAGTTTTTAGGTGATGAGGGTATCAAAAATAGAGAAGTAGGAGTAACTTGTGAGCGTTGCGCTATTGCAGATTGTGGAGTAAGACAAGCCCCAGCCATCGTTTTGGAGAAAGTTGAAAAGAATAAAAAGATAGAATTGATAGTGGAGGAATTAAACGCCAAATTTCAGAATCCTTTAGATTAA
- the aceB gene encoding malate synthase A — translation MENTALKLYKLNFSKDVSNYYPDILTEDALNFLTALHENFNASRNILLEKRLEQQKIFDTGKFPEFPSETKSIRESDWKAAGIPDDLQDRRVEITGPVDRKMIINALNSGAKTFMADLEDSTAPTWRNVMEGQQNLIDANNKTISLEDHKRGKSYNLNSEVAVLMVRPRGLHLNEKHILINEEIASGSLVDFGLYVFHNYRTLLTNNTAPYFYLPKLEHYMEARWWNDVFNFAQDYLEIPIGTLKATVLVETITASFQLDEIIYELKDHIVGLNCGRWDYIFSYIKKFRNHENFVVPNRDQVTMTSPFMEAYSKLVIQRCHKRGILAIGGMAAQIPIKNDDRANATALEKVRKDKEREVKNGHDGTWVAHPALVHVALSEFDKHMPLSNQLEVSRDDIKITEEDLVVLPKGSVTEAGIRKNINVGILYTEAWLRGQGAVALYNLMEDAATAEISRTQLWQWLKNEVLLDDGRKFNMELYIDLFDDEVEKLLTEYGEANIKNTKFEQAFQLFDNLVISERFEEFLTIPAYQLL, via the coding sequence ATGGAAAACACAGCTTTAAAACTTTACAAATTAAATTTCTCTAAAGACGTCTCTAATTACTATCCGGATATTCTTACGGAAGATGCTCTAAATTTTCTTACAGCCTTACATGAAAATTTTAATGCAAGCCGCAATATACTTTTGGAAAAACGATTAGAACAACAAAAGATCTTTGACACTGGTAAGTTCCCTGAATTTCCTTCAGAGACAAAATCTATTAGAGAAAGTGATTGGAAAGCTGCCGGTATTCCTGATGATCTACAAGATAGACGTGTGGAAATCACAGGTCCCGTAGATAGAAAAATGATCATCAATGCTCTTAATTCTGGTGCTAAAACCTTTATGGCAGATTTGGAAGATAGTACCGCCCCTACCTGGAGAAATGTAATGGAAGGTCAGCAAAATTTAATAGATGCCAATAACAAAACAATCTCCTTAGAAGATCATAAACGCGGTAAATCTTATAATTTAAATTCTGAAGTTGCTGTTCTAATGGTAAGACCAAGGGGTTTACACCTCAATGAAAAGCATATTTTGATAAATGAAGAAATAGCTTCCGGAAGTCTTGTAGATTTTGGACTCTATGTCTTTCATAACTATAGAACCTTACTAACTAATAATACCGCTCCCTACTTCTACCTTCCAAAATTAGAGCATTATATGGAAGCTCGCTGGTGGAACGATGTCTTTAATTTTGCTCAGGATTATCTTGAAATTCCCATAGGTACATTAAAGGCAACTGTACTAGTAGAGACTATTACCGCAAGTTTTCAATTAGATGAGATTATTTATGAATTAAAAGATCATATAGTAGGTCTTAATTGTGGAAGATGGGATTATATATTTTCTTATATCAAGAAGTTTAGAAATCATGAAAACTTTGTAGTACCTAATAGAGACCAAGTTACTATGACTTCTCCTTTTATGGAGGCTTATTCCAAACTTGTAATCCAAAGATGCCATAAGCGTGGAATTCTTGCAATTGGTGGAATGGCAGCCCAAATTCCTATTAAGAACGATGATAGAGCCAATGCAACCGCACTAGAAAAAGTACGAAAAGATAAAGAGCGAGAGGTTAAGAACGGACATGATGGTACGTGGGTTGCTCATCCTGCATTAGTGCACGTTGCACTTTCTGAATTTGATAAACATATGCCACTTTCTAACCAGCTGGAAGTATCTAGAGATGATATCAAAATAACTGAAGAAGATCTAGTAGTATTACCTAAGGGTAGTGTTACAGAAGCAGGTATTAGAAAAAATATCAATGTTGGAATTTTATATACAGAAGCATGGCTTCGAGGACAAGGCGCTGTAGCACTTTACAATTTAATGGAAGATGCTGCCACTGCAGAAATATCGCGAACTCAATTATGGCAATGGCTTAAAAATGAAGTGCTATTAGATGACGGCAGAAAGTTTAATATGGAATTATATATAGATCTTTTTGATGATGAAGTAGAAAAACTTCTTACAGAATATGGTGAAGCTAATATTAAGAACACAAAATTTGAACAAGCTTTTCAACTTTTTGACAATTTGGTAATTTCAGAAAGATTTGAAGAATTTCTAACGATTCCCGCATATCAACTCTTGTAA